A portion of the Clostridium gelidum genome contains these proteins:
- the mreC gene encoding rod shape-determining protein MreC: protein MKLLRNKLAVTIIVLSVTFLGLIVYTVKKENKSIIESGAGSALNPVQSLVYKGTNKVKETLDFFLNFSEVKEQNKELINKNQELENELATYSDLKEENDRLRGVLNFTEERNNYNYIPCDIIEYSGGNFLDGYVVNKGKNDNIQKGMIVISAQGLVGQVTSVGSNWSIIQSLINENIAVSVMVQSTRDTGYIKGFNDSQNKNLAKVYDLPMDSEIKEGDVIMTSGVGLLYPKEIRIGEVTSVEEDKVKVMKSAVVKPYVDFNKLEELFIVSPKDTREIKYN, encoded by the coding sequence ATGAAGCTTCTTAGGAATAAACTGGCAGTGACTATTATAGTACTGTCAGTTACCTTTTTAGGGTTAATAGTCTATACTGTTAAGAAAGAAAATAAAAGTATTATTGAAAGTGGTGCCGGTAGTGCTCTAAATCCTGTACAAAGTCTTGTGTATAAAGGGACTAATAAAGTCAAAGAAACTTTAGATTTTTTCTTGAATTTTTCAGAAGTAAAAGAACAAAATAAAGAATTAATCAATAAAAACCAAGAGCTTGAAAATGAATTAGCAACTTATTCAGATTTAAAAGAAGAAAATGATAGATTAAGAGGCGTATTAAACTTTACAGAAGAAAGAAACAATTATAATTATATACCATGCGACATTATAGAGTATAGTGGAGGAAATTTTCTAGATGGATATGTAGTTAATAAAGGTAAAAATGATAATATTCAAAAAGGTATGATTGTTATATCAGCTCAAGGATTAGTAGGTCAAGTAACAAGTGTAGGAAGCAATTGGAGTATAATTCAATCTTTAATTAATGAAAATATAGCAGTGAGTGTTATGGTTCAAAGCACTAGAGATACTGGATATATAAAGGGATTTAACGATAGCCAAAATAAAAATTTAGCTAAAGTGTATGATCTTCCAATGGATTCGGAAATTAAAGAAGGCGATGTAATTATGACATCTGGAGTAGGGCTGCTTTACCCAAAGGAAATTAGAATTGGAGAAGTAACTTCAGTTGAAGAAGATAAGGTAAAAGTAATGAAAAGTGCAGTTGTAAAACCATATGTAGATTTTAATAAATTAGAAGAATTAT